The following are from one region of the Paenibacillus protaetiae genome:
- a CDS encoding universal stress protein, whose translation MSLLQLCLMSRKSMSIGQIAGDPAKVICKAAHHKSCDLIVMGSRGIGLVSEIKTKGMPLTPFRMDLKGILFFIGKSNLICPVRHIKR comes from the coding sequence ATGTCACTCCTCCAATTGTGCTTAATGAGCCGGAAATCAATGTCGATCGGACAGATTGCCGGCGATCCGGCCAAAGTTATTTGCAAGGCGGCTCATCATAAAAGCTGTGATCTGATTGTGATGGGCAGCCGCGGCATCGGGCTTGTATCCGAAATAAAAACAAAAGGGATGCCCCTTACGCCATTTCGAATGGACTTAAAGGGCATCCTTTTTTTTATTGGTAAAAGCAATTTAATCTGTCCCGTTCGTCACATTAAGCGATGA
- a CDS encoding universal stress protein — protein MYKHILVPVDGSQQSEKALEHAVRLAEALQADTQITVLHVTPPIVLNEPEINVDRTDCRRSGQSYLQGGSS, from the coding sequence ATGTACAAGCATATTCTAGTTCCCGTTGACGGATCTCAGCAATCGGAAAAAGCATTGGAGCATGCCGTCCGTTTAGCCGAAGCACTGCAGGCGGACACGCAAATTACGGTTCTCCATGTCACTCCTCCAATTGTGCTTAATGAGCCGGAAATCAATGTCGATCGGACAGATTGCCGGCGATCCGGCCAAAGTTATTTGCAAGGCGGCTCATCATAA
- a CDS encoding fructose bisphosphate aldolase produces the protein MNNKQLEQIRTKGGFIAALDQSGGSTPKALQQYGISESSYSGDEEMYQLVHEMRTRIIKSAAFDSKYIIGAILFENTMDRSIDGKLTADYLWEDKGVVPFLKVDQGLAALENGVQLMKPINGLDDLLKRAVGRNIFGTKMRSLIKEANPAGIKQVVEQQFAVGKQIVQAGLVPIIEPEVDISSADKELSEKILKEEILNQLSALDEGVHVMLKLSIPTVDNFYSDLMADPHVLRVVALSGGYSQSEANEKLSRNHGLIASFSRALSEGLTAGQSDEEFNAVLSQTIREIYEASIQ, from the coding sequence ATGAACAACAAACAATTGGAACAAATTCGCACGAAAGGCGGTTTTATTGCCGCTTTGGACCAAAGCGGGGGCAGCACGCCTAAAGCGCTGCAGCAATACGGTATTTCGGAAAGCAGCTACTCGGGCGATGAGGAAATGTATCAGCTCGTGCATGAGATGAGAACACGTATTATTAAAAGCGCTGCATTTGATTCCAAGTACATAATCGGCGCCATTTTGTTTGAGAATACAATGGACCGTTCCATTGACGGCAAACTGACGGCCGACTATTTATGGGAGGACAAAGGAGTTGTTCCTTTCTTAAAAGTAGACCAAGGGCTTGCTGCTCTGGAGAACGGCGTTCAGCTGATGAAGCCGATTAATGGCTTGGACGATTTGCTGAAGCGGGCAGTTGGCCGCAACATCTTTGGCACCAAAATGCGTTCGCTTATTAAAGAAGCGAATCCGGCCGGCATTAAGCAGGTTGTGGAACAGCAGTTTGCCGTCGGCAAACAGATTGTACAAGCAGGGCTTGTGCCGATTATTGAACCGGAAGTGGATATTTCCAGCGCGGATAAAGAGCTTTCCGAAAAAATATTGAAGGAAGAAATTTTGAACCAGCTGTCCGCTTTGGATGAAGGTGTCCATGTGATGCTGAAGCTGTCGATTCCTACGGTAGACAATTTCTACAGCGATTTGATGGCTGATCCGCATGTTTTGCGGGTTGTTGCGTTGTCGGGCGGTTATTCGCAATCGGAAGCTAACGAAAAATTGAGCCGCAATCATGGTTTGATTGCCAGCTTCTCGCGGGCTTTGTCGGAAGGTTTGACAGCCGGCCAAAGCGATGAGGAGTTCAACGCGGTATTGTCCCAAACGATCCGCGAAATATACGAAGCTTCTATCCAATAA
- a CDS encoding ABC transporter permease has translation MSSTPIRTGAGRQLKNHTSFGQTLRNSLTMAYRGLLKIRRTPEQLFDVTFQPIIFTLMFTYIFGGAISGDVHSYLPVIIPGILVQTVITTSVVTGVQLREDMDKGVFDRFKSLPIARIAPLAGALLADTIRYTIATVLTFVMGYIMGYRPDGGIGNVVIAGLLVIACSWAISWIFAFFGVIARSASSVQGISMIILFPLTFLSNAYVPVDTMPDWLQWFVKFNPISHLVTAVRDLVNSGTVGSDLGISLIGAAIIVVIFAPITVRAYMRRT, from the coding sequence ATGAGCAGCACTCCAATCCGAACAGGCGCAGGGCGCCAGTTGAAGAACCATACCAGCTTTGGCCAAACTTTACGCAACTCATTAACGATGGCATACCGCGGACTGCTGAAAATCCGCCGGACGCCGGAACAGCTGTTTGACGTAACGTTCCAGCCGATTATATTTACGCTAATGTTTACGTATATTTTTGGCGGCGCCATCTCCGGGGATGTCCATAGCTATTTGCCGGTTATTATTCCGGGCATTCTAGTGCAAACCGTTATAACGACCTCGGTTGTTACCGGCGTTCAGCTGCGCGAGGATATGGACAAAGGCGTGTTCGACCGATTCAAATCATTGCCGATTGCGCGTATAGCCCCGCTCGCAGGAGCTTTGCTGGCCGATACGATCCGGTACACGATTGCAACCGTGCTGACTTTCGTTATGGGTTACATTATGGGCTACCGTCCGGACGGCGGGATTGGCAACGTTGTGATCGCCGGGCTTCTCGTAATTGCTTGTTCCTGGGCGATTAGCTGGATCTTTGCATTTTTTGGCGTTATTGCGCGTTCGGCTTCCAGCGTACAGGGCATTTCGATGATCATCTTATTTCCGCTTACGTTCCTGTCCAACGCCTATGTTCCGGTCGATACGATGCCGGATTGGCTGCAATGGTTTGTGAAATTCAACCCGATCTCGCATTTGGTTACGGCTGTGCGGGATTTGGTCAACTCCGGCACAGTTGGCTCCGATCTTGGCATATCGCTTATCGGGGCAGCGATAATCGTCGTTATTTTCGCGCCGATTACGGTCCGCGCTTATATGCGCCGGACATAA